One part of the Bacillota bacterium genome encodes these proteins:
- a CDS encoding diacylglycerol kinase family protein, with product MRAKTLWQSFYYAWQGFQYALRTERNFRVHILSVILLAAIIFWLDIPAVEAVLLFAAAFAVLICELFNTAIEKTIDLYTTRIHPLAKIAKNCAAAAVLLSAIFALIAALFIILPRIIDFVR from the coding sequence ATGCGTGCCAAAACCTTATGGCAGAGCTTCTACTACGCTTGGCAGGGTTTTCAGTATGCGTTGCGCACAGAACGTAACTTTCGTGTGCACATCCTCTCGGTAATCTTATTGGCCGCAATTATCTTCTGGCTGGATATCCCAGCTGTCGAAGCTGTCCTTTTGTTTGCGGCGGCTTTTGCCGTTTTGATTTGCGAGTTGTTTAACACGGCCATCGAGAAAACTATTGACCTGTATACAACGCGCATTCATCCACTGGCGAAAATCGCCAAAAATTGTGCCGCCGCTGCCGTTTTGCTTTCTGCTATATTTGCGCTGATTGCTGCTCTATTCATAATTCTGCCCCGAATAATTGATTTTGTGAGGTGA
- a CDS encoding UPF0365 family protein, producing the protein MGPEIAFVFVAIVLGILVLSLLFSFIPVGLWISAWAAGVRVGLPTLIGMRLRRVIPARIIAPMIKATKAGLTVSIDKLEGHYLAGGNVDRVINALIASQRANIELGFERAAAIDLAGRDVLTAVQMSVNPKVIETPIVAAVAKDGIEVKAKARVTVRANIDRLVGGAGEETIIARVGEGIVTTIGSASTHKQVLENPDLISKNVLDRSLDAGTAFQILSIDIADVDVGKNIGAQLQTDQAEADKRIAQAKAEERRAMAVAKEQEMKASVQEMRAKVVEAEAEVPKALSTALREGKLGALDYYNLQNVVADTQMRDSIGKSGKGGSNDKGNK; encoded by the coding sequence ATGGGTCCAGAAATAGCGTTTGTGTTTGTTGCGATTGTTCTCGGGATACTTGTACTTTCGCTGCTCTTTAGCTTTATCCCGGTTGGTCTCTGGATTAGCGCCTGGGCGGCAGGAGTTCGTGTCGGCCTGCCAACTCTTATTGGTATGCGTCTGCGGAGGGTTATCCCTGCGCGGATAATCGCGCCGATGATTAAGGCTACCAAGGCTGGACTGACTGTCAGTATCGACAAGCTTGAAGGACATTACCTGGCTGGTGGGAATGTGGACCGGGTGATTAACGCATTGATTGCCTCCCAGCGGGCAAATATCGAACTGGGTTTTGAACGGGCTGCTGCTATCGATCTTGCAGGCCGTGACGTGCTCACCGCTGTCCAGATGAGCGTCAACCCTAAGGTTATTGAAACCCCAATCGTTGCCGCTGTGGCCAAGGATGGCATTGAAGTCAAGGCCAAAGCCCGGGTTACTGTGCGGGCCAATATCGATCGTTTGGTTGGTGGCGCCGGCGAAGAAACGATTATCGCACGAGTTGGCGAAGGTATTGTCACCACCATCGGTTCTGCTAGCACCCATAAGCAAGTGCTGGAGAATCCTGATTTAATTTCCAAAAACGTACTTGATCGTTCTTTGGATGCTGGAACCGCGTTTCAGATCCTTTCCATCGATATTGCCGATGTCGATGTAGGCAAGAATATTGGTGCCCAGCTGCAAACCGATCAGGCGGAAGCCGACAAGCGGATCGCCCAAGCAAAGGCAGAAGAGCGCCGTGCAATGGCTGTAGCTAAGGAGCAGGAGATGAAGGCATCTGTCCAGGAAATGCGCGCGAAAGTTGTGGAAGCCGAGGCAGAGGTTCCGAAAGCCCTTTCCACCGCGTTGCGTGAAGGTAAGCTGGGTGCCCTCGATTACTACAACCTACAAAATGTAGTGGCTGATACCCAGATGCGGGATTCCATAGGTAAGTCCGGTAAGGGCGGTTCCAACGACAAAGGTAACAAGTAG
- the yqfC gene encoding sporulation protein YqfC, producing the protein MPVSKKVKKKMADVFEFPPDVVMDLHRITVIGNIQVYVENHRGITLYTDTAVKISVNGGEVVIKGNGLRLRTVYSDDIYVEGTITEINLEGLDGQ; encoded by the coding sequence ATGCCTGTGAGTAAAAAAGTGAAAAAAAAGATGGCTGATGTATTTGAGTTTCCGCCTGATGTAGTTATGGATTTGCATCGGATTACAGTCATTGGAAATATCCAGGTTTATGTGGAAAACCATCGGGGAATCACCCTGTATACGGACACTGCTGTTAAGATTAGCGTCAATGGCGGCGAAGTTGTGATCAAGGGAAACGGACTACGCTTGCGCACTGTATACAGTGATGATATTTACGTGGAAGGCACAATTACTGAAATAAACCTGGAAGGACTCGATGGACAATGA
- a CDS encoding histidine triad nucleotide-binding protein: protein MSDCIFCKIASGEIDSEAIYRDDEIIVIKDINPQAPVHLLVIPAKHYQDLTAPEFEAPLMGRLLAKASELGKRYGQENGFRVVINTGRLAGQTVGHVHFHVLSGRELQWPPG, encoded by the coding sequence ATGTCTGACTGTATTTTTTGTAAAATTGCTAGTGGCGAAATCGACTCGGAAGCAATTTACCGGGACGACGAAATAATCGTCATCAAGGATATTAACCCGCAGGCGCCGGTGCATTTGCTGGTAATTCCGGCAAAACACTACCAGGATCTCACTGCCCCCGAGTTTGAAGCTCCGCTTATGGGTCGACTGCTGGCCAAAGCCTCCGAGCTTGGTAAACGCTACGGGCAGGAAAACGGTTTCCGGGTCGTGATAAATACAGGGCGCTTGGCCGGTCAAACCGTGGGGCATGTTCATTTCCATGTACTGTCCGGTAGGGAGTTACAGTGGCCTCCGGGCTAA
- the cdd gene encoding cytidine deaminase has translation MTKGDYHQRLVGAALKAREQAYVPYSMYRVGAAVLTRSGKIYSGCNIENSSYGLTVCAERTAIFKAISEGEQEFKAIAVAVDTEQPATPCGACRQVMSEFFTDNTEIILINTAGHGDITTISQLLPAAFTPRNLNER, from the coding sequence GTGACGAAAGGGGACTATCATCAACGTCTGGTTGGGGCAGCGCTCAAGGCCAGGGAACAGGCCTACGTGCCTTACTCTATGTATCGTGTGGGGGCGGCTGTGCTTACCCGTAGCGGAAAAATATACAGCGGTTGCAATATCGAAAATTCTTCGTACGGCCTTACTGTCTGTGCAGAACGAACGGCAATTTTTAAAGCAATCTCTGAGGGGGAACAGGAGTTTAAGGCAATAGCCGTTGCCGTTGATACAGAGCAGCCGGCGACGCCCTGTGGCGCCTGCCGACAGGTCATGAGTGAGTTTTTTACCGACAATACGGAAATTATATTGATAAATACAGCTGGCCACGGCGATATCACCACCATTTCCCAGCTGTTGCCAGCTGCGTTTACACCCAGGAACTTGAATGAAAGGTAG
- a CDS encoding PhoH family protein, whose product MGNQDKNLEIFINNFGIRANVRDEGLVLSGPKEQCEQAKELVVQILEIIRSGHSPTYDEIAYMVKNYRRSPADYRQFYRDVIITTPRGKKIYAKTMGQYRYIKAIQKNEMVFGIGPAGTGKTYLGVAMAVRALKEKQISKIILTRPAIEAGERLGFLPGDLQDKVDPYLRPLYDALLEFLGLDVYQKFMEKGIIEVAPLAYMRGRTLNDAFIILDEAQNTTPEQMKMFLTRFGFGSKAIITGDITQIDLPGDKVSGLRQVVGILSGIDGIGVINLDQADVVRHRLVGEIVRAYAEYAEKMR is encoded by the coding sequence ATGGGAAACCAGGATAAAAATTTGGAGATATTCATTAATAATTTTGGCATTCGAGCCAATGTTCGCGATGAGGGTTTGGTGCTTTCCGGACCTAAAGAACAATGTGAACAGGCAAAGGAACTGGTAGTTCAGATATTGGAAATAATCCGCTCTGGTCATTCTCCCACTTATGATGAAATAGCATATATGGTTAAAAATTATCGCCGCAGCCCCGCCGATTACCGCCAGTTTTACCGGGATGTAATAATCACCACTCCCCGCGGCAAAAAAATCTATGCCAAAACCATGGGACAGTACCGCTATATTAAAGCGATCCAAAAAAACGAAATGGTTTTTGGCATTGGACCGGCTGGTACCGGCAAGACTTATTTGGGCGTTGCCATGGCTGTAAGGGCACTGAAGGAGAAGCAAATAAGTAAAATTATCCTAACCCGACCAGCAATCGAAGCAGGCGAACGCTTGGGCTTTTTGCCCGGCGATTTGCAGGACAAGGTCGATCCTTATCTGCGCCCGTTATATGACGCTTTGTTAGAATTTTTAGGCCTCGATGTCTATCAAAAGTTTATGGAAAAGGGTATTATTGAGGTGGCGCCCCTGGCGTATATGCGTGGCCGGACTCTAAATGATGCGTTTATCATACTTGACGAAGCGCAAAACACCACACCGGAACAAATGAAAATGTTTCTGACCCGCTTTGGCTTTGGTTCAAAAGCAATAATTACCGGTGATATCACACAGATTGACCTGCCTGGGGACAAGGTTTCCGGTTTGCGCCAGGTAGTAGGTATTTTAAGCGGTATCGACGGTATTGGCGTTATTAATTTGGATCAGGCCGATGTTGTCAGACATAGACTGGTGGGTGAAATTGTCCGGGCGTATGCTGAGTATGCCGAAAAAATGAGGTGA
- a CDS encoding DUF881 domain-containing protein, with protein MTDRWQKKCLNGLLIVLSLTICLSVVQVLAAFDIISFSTKELRIVQNYAQGLVEANLDAATELGISVDDPPIAWPAVNIRNMIDNATTPEEVYDIIMTEMNELERRIWEHADYSLAQDLKYIIGQDPNHEELESFPHEIHISFSGDNYVEIEGGEHLSPETQEQLMNYKIPEALRLQTVAVVIDLVDGLPVTAAREPALDVGSIVQLENQYKFLEQELHQLRAQAGHAELTGPGLTIYLDDAEFPIDSTEWFHAEDFYEIVHTLFANGAKGITVGGKRLIASSSIRCVGALVYVNNEAIAGKPWVIVAVGDSDAMLAALSPLFDYLTEQRGLRVEVMEEEEIHLPAYRRRQ; from the coding sequence ATGACTGACCGGTGGCAAAAGAAATGTCTTAATGGATTGCTGATAGTCTTAAGTTTGACAATCTGCCTTTCGGTTGTACAAGTACTGGCTGCCTTTGACATCATTAGTTTTAGCACCAAAGAGTTGCGGATTGTGCAAAATTATGCCCAGGGTTTGGTTGAAGCAAATTTGGACGCTGCAACTGAGCTGGGGATATCTGTCGACGATCCGCCCATCGCCTGGCCGGCCGTGAACATCCGAAACATGATCGATAATGCAACCACTCCCGAGGAAGTTTACGACATCATAATGACCGAGATGAATGAACTTGAACGGCGGATTTGGGAACATGCAGATTACTCCCTTGCCCAAGATTTGAAATATATTATTGGTCAAGACCCCAACCATGAGGAACTGGAATCATTCCCCCATGAAATTCACATCAGTTTTTCCGGTGATAATTATGTGGAAATTGAAGGCGGAGAGCACCTGTCGCCTGAAACGCAAGAACAGTTAATGAACTATAAAATCCCTGAAGCCTTGCGTTTACAGACTGTAGCGGTGGTCATTGATCTCGTTGACGGCTTGCCTGTAACCGCGGCCAGGGAACCGGCTCTCGATGTGGGCTCGATTGTCCAGTTGGAGAACCAGTATAAGTTTCTTGAGCAAGAACTTCATCAGCTGCGGGCGCAGGCCGGTCATGCTGAACTTACCGGTCCCGGTCTCACTATATACCTCGATGATGCAGAGTTTCCCATCGATTCAACCGAGTGGTTTCATGCCGAAGATTTTTACGAAATTGTCCATACATTGTTTGCAAATGGCGCCAAGGGAATTACAGTTGGTGGCAAACGACTGATAGCTTCAAGTTCTATACGCTGTGTCGGCGCTTTGGTGTATGTAAATAATGAGGCAATTGCAGGAAAGCCATGGGTGATTGTCGCTGTTGGCGATTCTGACGCAATGCTTGCAGCTCTGTCGCCTTTGTTTGATTACTTAACTGAGCAACGAGGCCTCCGGGTTGAGGTGATGGAAGAAGAAGAAATTCATCTGCCTGCCTACCGGCGTCGTCAATGA
- the ybeY gene encoding rRNA maturation RNase YbeY codes for MNLDLFIDHDDLSEQEQALIADVINRARVIADNDPELCGTSTVNVIITSADFIRSLNRDYRQKDSVTDVLSFPLEEAGMLGEVYICWQRTTEQAAEYGYSLKRELSWLVIHGLLHLIGYKHGNEPNRQMRVREEELLTKMDAGR; via the coding sequence ATGAATCTGGATTTATTTATCGACCATGATGATTTATCGGAGCAAGAACAGGCGCTGATTGCCGATGTTATCAACCGGGCTCGGGTGATTGCTGACAATGATCCGGAGCTCTGTGGCACCAGTACGGTAAATGTCATCATAACCAGCGCAGACTTTATACGTTCGTTGAACAGAGATTACCGGCAAAAAGACTCGGTGACCGATGTGCTGAGCTTTCCTTTGGAGGAAGCTGGCATGTTGGGAGAAGTATATATTTGCTGGCAACGGACAACTGAACAAGCAGCAGAGTATGGATACTCGCTAAAACGCGAGCTCTCTTGGTTAGTAATCCACGGCCTGCTACATTTGATTGGTTATAAGCATGGCAATGAACCCAATCGCCAAATGCGAGTGCGGGAAGAGGAGTTACTGACCAAGATGGATGCAGGGAGGTAG
- a CDS encoding HDIG domain-containing protein produces the protein MKNILNKIPHIGKIHGLTHTRSYRFVQAVLLCILIFMAVVVGILPAQHALEEGQIASETIFAPREVIDQTATRNARQEAENAVEDQYERDPRIVDEVAETVTALLSFVYDLEREPIEEPGETETGVDDGADDQDGDLESEPEPDIDGMVAAIKEFDPTVDEHTAVALLTLELPELQQIILNVEALILEEMRFEVTENNREHHLNNLIAEFNRLDVEPAIIGFLNDKLRAEFRPNWVFSPEKTAEARREAWESVDEIVIRRGEKILDQGEVVTSTHIHQLQALGLLQGSVAYGYYAGLAGIIFFIFAVWAYYLYRLYPKVYENASSVLLLGLIIIVTIILANVSINLLEQPLIMPVTMAAMLITILFDVNLGVFFGVSLSLIIGLMTGGEFNSVLLALVGGIVAAFSVTNVNQRSDLTRAGLIVAGANFVLISGVFLLGEGISVSMPSLQRVLIEMLMGVGGGILASIFAIGLLPIFENTFGITTSVRLLELANPNQKPLKRLLLEAPGTYHHSILVGNLAEAAAEVVNADPILARVGAYYHDLGKLSRPYFFIENQFSGDNPHDKIPPSLSSMILTAHVKNGVELANQYKLPPVIRDIIQQHHGDSLIGYFYHRALAERTGKDQLLEEKFRYEGPRPQFKEAGIIMLADSVEAAVRSLSQPNQFRIANLVKKIINDKLADGQLDDCDLTLRELNLIGDAFVRNLAGSHHKRIAYPTEQELANASS, from the coding sequence GTGAAAAACATTTTAAATAAGATTCCCCATATTGGCAAAATTCATGGGCTGACCCACACACGCTCCTATAGATTTGTGCAGGCAGTTTTGCTATGCATCCTTATATTCATGGCTGTTGTCGTTGGGATTTTACCTGCCCAGCATGCTTTGGAGGAAGGGCAGATTGCGTCGGAAACTATTTTCGCTCCCCGGGAGGTTATCGATCAAACAGCCACGAGAAATGCCCGCCAGGAAGCGGAGAATGCTGTTGAGGACCAATATGAACGGGATCCCCGCATCGTTGATGAAGTGGCGGAAACGGTTACTGCTTTATTGTCTTTTGTATATGACTTGGAGCGGGAGCCGATTGAAGAACCTGGAGAAACTGAAACGGGAGTGGATGACGGCGCTGATGATCAGGACGGCGATTTAGAGTCAGAGCCGGAACCCGACATCGATGGAATGGTTGCGGCAATCAAAGAATTTGACCCGACTGTGGACGAGCATACTGCTGTGGCGCTGTTGACACTAGAACTGCCGGAACTGCAGCAGATTATTCTCAATGTAGAAGCACTGATACTTGAGGAAATGCGCTTTGAGGTTACCGAAAACAACCGTGAGCACCATTTGAATAACCTGATTGCTGAGTTTAACAGACTGGATGTAGAACCGGCAATTATTGGATTCTTAAACGACAAGTTGAGGGCAGAATTTCGGCCCAATTGGGTGTTCTCGCCTGAAAAAACCGCTGAGGCCCGCAGGGAGGCCTGGGAAAGTGTTGATGAAATAGTTATTCGCAGGGGAGAAAAAATACTTGACCAGGGCGAGGTGGTAACCTCGACCCATATTCATCAACTCCAGGCTTTGGGGCTGCTTCAGGGGTCGGTCGCCTATGGATATTACGCTGGTTTGGCAGGGATAATTTTCTTTATTTTTGCTGTCTGGGCATATTATCTATACAGACTTTACCCCAAGGTGTACGAAAACGCTTCGTCAGTCTTGCTGTTGGGGCTAATTATCATAGTCACGATTATTCTGGCAAATGTCTCAATTAATTTGTTGGAGCAACCCCTGATTATGCCGGTGACGATGGCGGCAATGCTGATTACAATTCTCTTTGACGTAAATCTGGGTGTGTTTTTCGGCGTTTCGCTATCTCTGATAATCGGGCTAATGACTGGAGGCGAATTCAATTCAGTATTGCTCGCACTGGTTGGTGGTATCGTTGCCGCATTCAGCGTGACAAATGTTAATCAACGCTCCGACTTAACCCGGGCCGGATTGATTGTTGCCGGGGCCAACTTTGTGCTAATATCCGGTGTGTTTTTGCTTGGTGAAGGTATTTCAGTGTCTATGCCTTCACTTCAGCGCGTGTTGATTGAAATGCTTATGGGTGTGGGCGGTGGTATTTTGGCTTCAATCTTTGCCATTGGCCTTTTGCCGATTTTCGAAAACACCTTCGGTATAACAACCTCGGTGCGCTTACTTGAGTTGGCAAATCCCAACCAAAAACCTTTGAAACGTCTATTATTAGAAGCGCCGGGAACTTATCATCACAGCATTCTTGTCGGCAACCTGGCGGAAGCGGCAGCCGAAGTGGTAAATGCTGACCCGATCCTGGCCCGGGTCGGCGCCTATTACCATGATTTGGGCAAATTGTCCCGGCCGTATTTTTTCATCGAAAACCAATTTTCCGGCGACAACCCCCATGATAAGATTCCCCCCAGCCTGAGCAGCATGATTCTGACGGCCCATGTTAAAAATGGAGTGGAGCTGGCAAATCAATACAAGTTACCACCGGTAATCCGGGACATTATTCAGCAGCATCATGGCGACAGTCTCATCGGATATTTCTATCACCGGGCTTTGGCAGAGCGTACCGGCAAGGATCAATTGCTGGAGGAAAAATTCCGCTATGAGGGACCGCGTCCCCAGTTTAAAGAAGCAGGAATTATTATGCTTGCAGATTCGGTTGAAGCTGCGGTCCGTTCATTGTCCCAGCCCAATCAGTTTCGGATTGCCAATCTGGTGAAGAAGATTATCAATGATAAGTTGGCGGACGGACAATTGGATGATTGCGATTTAACACTGCGGGAGCTTAACCTTATTGGGGACGCCTTTGTCCGCAATTTGGCCGGTTCGCATCATAAACGAATTGCCTATCCGACAGAACAAGAACTGGCAAATGCCAGCTCATAA
- a CDS encoding DUF881 domain-containing protein encodes MRGVSKLPKRTLTIIAVLAGLIFILNVVVFYNQSDIRDLRSQPPLDTSKDFANQLVESMRNLATDLGVEERGAVKQALAKLHYDVYLARSRTELAQLVQHDAAEVRNIISSEYIRSNGEQVMTILNEAPEIQAVGSKTVLTLEPLPDGGLAARDSNRLTDATVAQLAEVPTLFSHDYFRNLFDSFYDQSVINIEIENGTARIIQPESDYDSVAYWEREIQALRNEYNRTAQLAGYGELSGAGIEFRIRPAQGIQAEDVRNLVGEIFDAEALGVTIDGKRMTATSFIIDGDNGIIVDGSRIRTNPLVIQAVGDYDTINSAVFLLFDQIWLPGQFEIEAEPRENLTLPAKTR; translated from the coding sequence ATGAGAGGGGTGAGCAAATTGCCTAAACGCACACTCACTATAATTGCTGTCCTGGCAGGTTTGATATTTATCCTCAATGTGGTTGTATTCTATAATCAATCGGATATTCGGGATTTGCGCTCGCAACCGCCGCTGGACACCTCTAAGGATTTTGCCAATCAGTTGGTGGAAAGCATGCGCAATCTTGCTACTGATTTGGGCGTAGAAGAGCGGGGTGCGGTTAAACAGGCCCTGGCTAAGCTCCATTATGATGTTTATTTGGCCAGGAGTCGTACAGAACTCGCCCAGCTTGTACAGCATGACGCCGCTGAAGTCAGGAATATTATCAGTTCTGAGTACATCAGGAGCAACGGTGAACAAGTGATGACCATATTAAACGAAGCCCCGGAAATCCAGGCGGTTGGTTCTAAAACGGTGCTGACTCTGGAGCCGCTGCCCGATGGTGGTTTGGCAGCCCGTGATTCCAACCGGCTTACCGATGCAACTGTCGCGCAATTGGCCGAGGTCCCAACCCTATTCAGCCACGACTATTTCCGCAATCTATTTGACAGTTTTTATGACCAGTCAGTGATTAATATTGAGATAGAAAATGGCACAGCCCGTATAATCCAACCCGAGTCCGATTATGATAGTGTTGCTTACTGGGAGCGGGAAATTCAGGCTCTCCGTAACGAATATAACCGTACTGCCCAATTGGCCGGCTATGGTGAACTATCCGGGGCAGGCATAGAGTTTCGGATTCGGCCTGCACAGGGCATTCAGGCTGAGGATGTGCGAAATTTAGTGGGTGAGATTTTTGATGCTGAAGCCCTGGGGGTTACAATTGACGGAAAGCGGATGACTGCAACCAGTTTTATCATCGACGGCGATAATGGCATTATCGTCGATGGTTCTCGTATCCGTACCAATCCTCTTGTTATCCAGGCAGTGGGGGATTACGACACTATAAACTCTGCTGTATTCCTGCTCTTTGACCAGATTTGGCTCCCTGGACAGTTCGAAATTGAGGCTGAACCCAGAGAAAACTTAACTCTGCCCGCAAAAACACGTTAG
- a CDS encoding nodulation protein NfeD: MSRKTRIIIYLAVILCVSLFLPAVGEAQEGSVQIVRLDGEVDNYLPTYLQRAFESAENAGAEAIILEITTPGGFVLAAFDIGDVIIQTGIPVYAYVRTYALSAGGYIALACDELYMNAGSTMGSIMPVTGEGAPADEKTFSAVEKAVRSAAERNGRDPEIASAMVRPEKQIDGIVGRGELLTLTSQEAYDLGYTEAIVNSRTEVLEEVGLAGRETIEYQPSRADGIARWLTGPLISPLLLSVAIAALFIELFTAGFGVAGSISVAAFALYFGGHLVAGFAHWEHIAVFLLGIVFLAAEIFIAGFGVLGIVGLVAVAFSIILSAETVEQGFKTLGWATLFAVVIIAVAFRFLRRSTLWQRLVLSSSESKEEGYVGPKDITSHIGMEGVTVTPLRPSGTVELSNGERIDAITQGSYIPRDTVIFVSGYSGAEVVVFEKKE; this comes from the coding sequence ATGTCTAGGAAAACGAGAATTATCATTTATCTGGCAGTCATCTTATGTGTGTCTTTGTTTCTGCCGGCTGTCGGTGAGGCCCAGGAGGGCAGTGTGCAAATAGTCCGCTTGGATGGAGAAGTGGATAATTACCTGCCCACTTATTTGCAACGCGCTTTTGAGTCGGCGGAAAATGCCGGAGCTGAGGCGATTATCCTGGAAATTACCACACCTGGCGGCTTTGTGCTGGCAGCGTTTGATATCGGCGATGTTATAATCCAGACTGGCATACCCGTCTATGCGTATGTACGCACGTACGCTCTTTCAGCCGGTGGTTACATAGCCCTGGCCTGTGATGAGCTTTATATGAATGCCGGCAGCACCATGGGGTCGATTATGCCCGTTACTGGCGAAGGTGCGCCTGCTGACGAGAAGACTTTTTCTGCTGTTGAGAAGGCGGTTCGTTCGGCTGCAGAGCGTAACGGCCGCGATCCTGAAATTGCCTCGGCGATGGTTCGGCCTGAAAAACAGATTGATGGTATCGTGGGTCGCGGAGAGCTGTTGACCCTTACTTCTCAAGAGGCATATGATTTGGGATATACCGAGGCAATTGTCAATAGCCGTACGGAGGTTCTTGAGGAAGTGGGCCTTGCTGGTAGAGAAACTATCGAATATCAGCCCTCCCGGGCCGATGGAATTGCCCGCTGGCTGACCGGACCATTAATTAGTCCGCTTCTGTTATCGGTGGCGATTGCCGCATTGTTCATTGAGCTATTCACCGCCGGTTTTGGAGTCGCCGGTTCTATCTCGGTGGCAGCATTTGCCCTTTATTTCGGTGGTCATCTTGTTGCCGGGTTTGCACACTGGGAACATATTGCCGTGTTTCTGCTGGGCATAGTGTTTTTGGCGGCAGAAATCTTTATCGCCGGATTCGGCGTCTTAGGTATAGTTGGTCTGGTTGCTGTGGCCTTTAGTATCATTCTCTCAGCGGAAACTGTGGAGCAGGGCTTTAAAACTTTGGGCTGGGCGACACTGTTTGCCGTGGTGATTATTGCCGTCGCCTTCCGGTTTTTGAGGCGTAGCACCCTGTGGCAACGCCTGGTGCTCAGTTCCTCTGAGTCTAAAGAGGAAGGATATGTGGGGCCTAAGGATATTACATCACATATTGGCATGGAGGGTGTAACTGTTACCCCCTTAAGGCCAAGCGGCACGGTTGAGCTCAGTAATGGCGAACGGATTGATGCAATTACCCAAGGCTCATATATCCCTCGGGACACCGTAATTTTTGTCAGCGGTTATTCCGGCGCGGAAGTTGTGGTATTTGAAAAGAAAGAGTAA
- a CDS encoding GatB/YqeY domain-containing protein: MVEIINILDQDMKAAMKEKDKFTLSVIRMLRSEIKYAEIAAGSSLNEEQVIDVLSREAKKRRDAAADYVKAGRAETAKNLEQEVAIISRYLPEPLSETELTELVSAAITETGASTPADIGKVMGIVMPQVKGRADGKQVSAFARKLISK; the protein is encoded by the coding sequence ATGGTTGAAATTATTAATATCCTCGATCAGGATATGAAAGCTGCCATGAAAGAGAAGGATAAGTTCACCCTCTCAGTAATTCGGATGCTCCGCTCAGAAATCAAATATGCAGAAATTGCAGCAGGTTCCTCTTTAAATGAGGAGCAGGTTATTGATGTTTTGTCCCGGGAGGCCAAGAAACGCCGCGATGCGGCCGCTGATTATGTAAAAGCGGGGCGCGCTGAGACGGCGAAAAATCTTGAACAGGAAGTAGCGATAATCAGCCGCTACTTACCAGAACCACTGAGTGAGACAGAACTTACAGAACTTGTCAGCGCTGCAATAACCGAGACCGGGGCCTCGACCCCTGCCGATATCGGCAAAGTCATGGGAATCGTTATGCCCCAGGTCAAGGGACGGGCTGATGGAAAGCAGGTTTCTGCTTTTGCCCGGAAATTAATCAGTAAATAA
- a CDS encoding 30S ribosomal protein S21 — MSEVKVGKNESLDNALRRFKRQCQKSGVLSEVRKREHYEKPSVKRKKKSEAARRKKRRF, encoded by the coding sequence GTGTCTGAAGTAAAGGTAGGCAAAAACGAATCTTTGGATAACGCCCTGCGCCGGTTTAAACGTCAGTGTCAAAAGTCCGGCGTTTTGTCAGAGGTCCGCAAGCGGGAGCATTATGAGAAACCCAGCGTCAAGCGGAAGAAGAAGTCAGAAGCAGCACGACGCAAAAAAAGAAGATTTTAA